From a single Georhizobium profundi genomic region:
- a CDS encoding sigma-54-dependent transcriptional regulator yields the protein MSGALILLVEDDATLGASLRQRLELEGFGVSWARSAAEARTLLASLQPAIILSDIRLPDGDGETVMRSHFDRNGLVPTIFMTAFGDIDQAVRLVRAGALNYVTKPFDLDQLIEELQNITRRSLVKEAPADPFENSPAMREIGQMLKRAAATDMPVLLLGETGTGKEVAARYLHASGSRSSAPFVPVNCGALPADLADSMIFGHERGSFTGAVGAHRGFIEETEGGTLFLDEIGDLPLPLQVKLLRVLESREYRRLGGSDTRNFNGRIVCATNRDLAALVAEEKFREDLWFRINVITLQLPPLRERGSDIGGLLRTFVASAAQKAGRLPPEIHAEAIDAALAHGWPGNIREMINRVDRAVALGNDTVLTARDLFPDGSVARSEPRAQPVDDTLSAAREAAERAQIVSALAKTNGSLKDAAELLGVSRTTLWDKMRRYGLGDQ from the coding sequence ATGTCTGGTGCACTGATCTTGCTGGTCGAAGATGATGCCACGCTTGGAGCATCTCTGCGCCAGCGGCTGGAACTGGAAGGGTTCGGCGTCAGCTGGGCGCGATCGGCCGCGGAGGCGCGCACTCTGCTGGCGTCGCTGCAGCCGGCGATCATCCTTTCGGATATCCGCCTGCCGGATGGCGATGGCGAGACGGTCATGCGCAGCCATTTCGACCGCAATGGCCTCGTGCCGACGATCTTCATGACGGCATTCGGCGACATCGACCAGGCCGTGCGGCTCGTGCGTGCCGGCGCGCTGAACTACGTGACGAAGCCCTTCGACCTTGATCAGCTGATCGAGGAGCTTCAAAACATCACCCGCAGATCGCTGGTGAAGGAGGCTCCGGCCGATCCGTTCGAAAACAGCCCGGCCATGCGCGAGATCGGGCAGATGCTGAAGCGTGCGGCGGCGACCGACATGCCCGTGCTGCTGCTTGGCGAGACGGGCACGGGCAAGGAGGTCGCCGCGCGCTATCTCCATGCCAGCGGGTCACGGTCGTCGGCGCCGTTCGTTCCCGTCAATTGCGGGGCGCTGCCTGCTGATCTTGCCGATTCGATGATCTTCGGTCATGAGCGTGGCTCATTCACCGGCGCGGTCGGCGCACATCGCGGCTTCATCGAGGAAACGGAAGGCGGGACGCTGTTCCTGGACGAGATCGGCGATCTCCCGCTCCCACTGCAGGTGAAGCTTTTGCGGGTGCTGGAATCGCGCGAATACCGACGGCTCGGCGGCAGCGATACGCGGAACTTCAATGGTCGGATCGTCTGTGCGACGAACCGGGATCTCGCCGCGCTCGTCGCGGAGGAGAAATTTCGCGAAGATCTCTGGTTTCGTATCAACGTCATCACGCTGCAGCTTCCGCCGTTGCGCGAGCGTGGCAGCGACATCGGTGGGCTGTTGAGAACCTTCGTCGCTTCGGCGGCGCAAAAAGCAGGTCGACTGCCACCGGAAATCCATGCGGAAGCGATCGATGCTGCGCTGGCGCATGGCTGGCCGGGCAACATCCGCGAGATGATCAACCGCGTCGATCGGGCGGTGGCGCTCGGCAACGACACCGTGCTGACCGCACGCGATCTTTTTCCCGACGGCAGCGTCGCCCGATCGGAGCCACGGGCACAACCCGTGGACGACACGCTATCAGCCGCCCGGGAGGCGGCCGAACGTGCCCAGATCGTCTCGGCTCTCGCCAAGACAAACGGCTCTTTGAAGGACGCCGCGGAACTGCTCGGCGTGTCGCGCACGACGTTGTGGGACAAGATGCGCCGTTACGGGCTCGGCGACCAATGA
- a CDS encoding phosphomannomutase, producing MSELTVSEAVKFGTSGVRGLADRLLGGDAGIYTRAFIEHLMRSGLVAAGGSIAVGEDLRPSSAAIGEAVCAAIFQAGLKPVRCGAVPTPALACFAMGRGMAAIMVTGSHIPADRNGLKFYRPDGEIDKQDEAAIMQILAEQSSHAVGAHSTGEVAAAEADALAFYRDRYRGFLPDAALAGRRVGIWEQSSVARSLLGEIVTSSGGEPVLLGRSAQFVPVDTEALGATDAARLAAWIVSEQLDLMISTDADADRPLVIDEKGRQVRGDALGLIAAKILNAGSVVTPVTSSSGIEAGLSAPVLRTRVGSPFVIAGMAEAVSAGHRNVVGFEANGGFLTGSDITYSGHVLPALPTRDALLPILCIFIAMGETGAAASEIVSGLGLPVALSDRLQNYPIAKGQTLMRRLADDAAFCEQFLDGLGAVEGKDATDGVKFFLAERMILHLRPSGNAPEMRCYVEAPNRDAAEALLTEGLRRLKAFALVGVEH from the coding sequence GTGAGCGAACTAACCGTGTCTGAGGCCGTCAAATTCGGCACCAGCGGCGTCCGGGGCCTCGCTGATCGCCTGCTCGGCGGCGATGCGGGCATCTACACACGGGCCTTTATCGAGCATCTCATGCGCTCCGGCCTAGTCGCGGCGGGCGGCTCAATTGCTGTCGGCGAGGATTTGCGGCCGAGCTCTGCTGCAATCGGCGAGGCGGTGTGCGCAGCGATCTTTCAGGCTGGCCTAAAGCCCGTGCGCTGTGGTGCCGTCCCGACGCCCGCTCTGGCGTGCTTCGCGATGGGCCGTGGCATGGCGGCGATCATGGTGACGGGTTCGCACATTCCAGCGGATCGCAATGGGCTGAAATTTTACCGACCGGATGGCGAAATCGACAAGCAGGACGAAGCCGCGATCATGCAAATCCTTGCCGAGCAGAGCTCGCATGCGGTCGGCGCGCATTCGACAGGCGAGGTGGCCGCAGCCGAAGCCGACGCGCTCGCGTTCTATCGCGATCGGTATCGCGGCTTTCTGCCCGACGCGGCGCTTGCCGGTCGCCGGGTCGGGATCTGGGAACAATCCTCCGTCGCGCGGTCGTTGCTTGGCGAGATCGTCACCTCATCGGGTGGCGAGCCTGTGCTGCTCGGTCGCTCTGCACAGTTCGTGCCCGTCGATACCGAGGCGCTGGGCGCGACCGATGCCGCTCGGCTTGCTGCCTGGATCGTCAGCGAGCAGCTCGATCTCATGATTTCGACCGATGCGGATGCCGATCGCCCGCTTGTCATCGACGAAAAGGGGCGGCAGGTGCGCGGCGATGCGCTCGGCCTGATCGCCGCGAAAATTCTCAACGCAGGCAGCGTCGTCACGCCCGTGACCTCGAGTTCGGGAATCGAAGCGGGCCTCTCGGCGCCCGTGCTGCGCACCCGGGTCGGTTCGCCCTTCGTGATTGCCGGCATGGCAGAAGCCGTCTCTGCCGGCCACCGAAACGTCGTCGGCTTTGAGGCCAATGGCGGGTTTTTGACCGGCAGCGACATCACCTATTCAGGCCATGTGCTGCCGGCCTTGCCGACGCGCGATGCGCTCTTGCCGATCCTCTGCATATTCATTGCCATGGGCGAAACCGGCGCGGCTGCCTCGGAAATCGTTTCGGGGCTTGGCCTGCCTGTGGCGCTCAGCGATCGGCTTCAGAATTATCCGATCGCCAAGGGCCAGACGCTCATGCGCCGGCTGGCGGACGACGCGGCGTTTTGCGAGCAGTTTCTCGATGGTCTCGGTGCCGTCGAAGGAAAAGATGCGACCGACGGCGTGAAGTTCTTCCTGGCTGAACGGATGATCTTGCATTTACGCCCGTCCGGCAACGCACCTGAAATGCGCTGCTACGTGGAAGCGCCGAACCGAGATGCCGCGGAGGCACTGCTTACGGAAGGGCTGAGGCGCCTGAAGGCGTTCGCTCTCGTGGGAGTGGAACACTGA
- the oppB gene encoding oligopeptide ABC transporter permease OppB, with amino-acid sequence MVGYVLRRLLSAIPTVFIIVTLAFFMIRIAPGGPFDLERPLDPLIMENINRAYNLDKPLWQQYLLYLGNLAQGDLGPSFTRRDFSVMDLFRTGLPVSIQLGAMALSLALIVGTALGALAALRQNTWIDYMVVGTATLGITIPPFVIAPVLSLFFGVMLGWLPAGGWGGGQFRYLVLPVATLALPQIAIIARLTRGATIEALRSNHVRTARAYGLPTRVVVVTHALRAAMLPVVSYLGPTAAALLTGSVVVETIFGIPGIGRYFVQGALGRDYTLVMGTVIVIAVFVVIFNLIVDILYAWLDPRVRYD; translated from the coding sequence ATGGTCGGCTATGTGCTGCGGCGTCTGTTGAGCGCCATACCGACGGTGTTCATCATCGTCACCCTCGCCTTTTTCATGATCCGCATCGCGCCCGGCGGTCCGTTCGATCTCGAACGCCCGCTCGATCCGCTGATCATGGAAAACATCAACCGCGCCTACAATCTCGATAAGCCGCTCTGGCAGCAATATCTGCTGTATCTCGGCAATCTGGCGCAGGGAGATCTCGGCCCAAGCTTCACGCGGCGCGACTTTTCGGTGATGGATCTGTTCCGGACCGGGCTGCCCGTTTCCATCCAGCTGGGCGCCATGGCGCTGTCGCTGGCGCTGATCGTCGGCACGGCTCTCGGCGCGCTTGCGGCTCTGCGTCAAAACACCTGGATCGACTACATGGTGGTCGGCACCGCGACGCTCGGCATCACCATACCGCCCTTTGTGATCGCACCCGTCCTGTCGCTGTTCTTCGGCGTCATGCTCGGCTGGCTGCCAGCCGGCGGCTGGGGCGGCGGGCAGTTCCGCTATCTCGTCCTGCCGGTTGCGACCCTTGCCCTGCCCCAGATCGCGATCATTGCGCGGTTGACGCGTGGCGCCACCATCGAGGCCCTGCGATCGAACCATGTGCGCACCGCCCGCGCCTATGGCCTGCCGACCCGCGTCGTGGTCGTCACCCATGCGCTGCGTGCTGCAATGCTGCCCGTCGTCTCCTATCTCGGCCCGACGGCAGCCGCCCTGCTCACCGGCTCCGTCGTCGTGGAAACCATCTTCGGCATTCCCGGCATCGGACGCTATTTCGTGCAAGGGGCGCTCGGGCGCGACTATACGCTCGTCATGGGCACGGTGATCGTCATCGCCGTCTTCGTCGTGATCTTCAACCTGATCGTCGACATCCTCTATGCGTGGCTCGATCCGCGCGTGCGTTACGATTGA
- a CDS encoding peptide ABC transporter substrate-binding protein, giving the protein MLASALAISALPTGASAQDAEMVYNRGNDTDPSTLDHHLTSTVAEGHIMRDLYEGLVVQGADAEVVPGVAERWDISEDGMTYTFYLREDARWSNGDPVTANDFVFAYRRIQDPATAAPYANMLYVIEGAEEANTADGALEDIAARAIDDRTLEITLKTPAPYFLELLTHQTGLPLHQASVEEHGSNYTSPGNLVTNGAYMLESFTPNDQIVMRKNPEFHDADNVAIDVVNYIPFEERATCLRRFEAGEVHSCSDVPLEQMDYMEANLGDALRIVPYLGTYYLPVKTTKEGLSDPRVRQAMSMAIDREFLAEEIWQGAMIPTHSYVPQGIGNYGEPAEMPYADDDMLDREDAAIALLEEAGYGENELSIELLYNTSENNANTMTAIADMLGNIGIQATTVEMEGATYFNYLREDGDFDVARAGWIGDYSDPQNFLFLHESDNLGFNYSRWVNEDYDELMDQASVETDIDTRAEILKEAETLLLQEVPVIPILYYTANALVSDRLVGWEDNVMNVHGSRWMSITE; this is encoded by the coding sequence ATGCTGGCCTCCGCGCTGGCCATTTCAGCCCTTCCGACGGGCGCTTCCGCGCAGGACGCAGAGATGGTCTATAACCGCGGCAATGACACCGACCCCTCGACGCTCGATCACCATCTGACGTCGACGGTGGCGGAAGGCCACATTATGCGCGATCTCTACGAGGGGCTCGTCGTGCAAGGCGCCGACGCCGAAGTGGTGCCGGGCGTCGCCGAGCGGTGGGACATTTCCGAAGATGGCATGACCTACACCTTCTATCTGCGCGAAGACGCACGCTGGTCGAACGGCGATCCGGTGACGGCGAACGACTTCGTCTTCGCCTATCGCCGCATTCAGGATCCGGCAACGGCAGCGCCATACGCCAACATGCTCTATGTCATCGAAGGCGCCGAAGAGGCGAACACGGCCGATGGCGCGCTCGAGGACATCGCTGCCCGCGCCATCGATGACCGCACGCTGGAAATCACCCTGAAGACACCGGCTCCCTATTTTCTTGAGCTTCTGACCCACCAGACTGGCCTGCCGCTTCATCAAGCGTCTGTCGAGGAGCACGGTTCGAACTATACGAGCCCCGGCAATCTGGTGACCAACGGCGCCTATATGCTTGAAAGCTTCACGCCGAACGACCAGATCGTGATGCGCAAGAACCCAGAGTTCCATGACGCAGACAACGTCGCGATCGACGTCGTGAACTATATCCCCTTCGAAGAGCGCGCGACCTGCCTGCGCCGTTTCGAGGCCGGCGAGGTCCATTCCTGTTCCGACGTTCCGCTGGAGCAGATGGACTATATGGAAGCCAATCTCGGCGATGCGCTGCGCATCGTCCCCTATCTCGGCACCTACTACCTGCCGGTGAAGACGACGAAGGAGGGTCTCTCCGATCCGCGCGTCCGTCAGGCGATGTCCATGGCGATCGACCGTGAGTTCCTGGCCGAGGAAATCTGGCAGGGCGCAATGATCCCGACCCACTCCTACGTGCCGCAGGGCATCGGCAATTACGGCGAGCCGGCGGAAATGCCCTATGCCGATGACGACATGCTGGACCGCGAAGATGCCGCGATCGCGCTTCTGGAAGAAGCCGGCTACGGCGAGAACGAGCTGTCCATCGAGTTGCTCTACAACACGTCGGAAAACAACGCGAACACGATGACCGCGATCGCCGATATGCTGGGCAATATCGGGATCCAGGCAACGACCGTCGAAATGGAAGGCGCCACCTACTTCAACTATCTGCGTGAAGACGGCGATTTCGATGTCGCTCGCGCCGGCTGGATCGGCGACTATTCCGATCCGCAAAACTTCCTCTTCCTGCATGAGAGCGACAATCTCGGCTTCAACTATTCCCGCTGGGTGAACGAGGATTACGACGAGCTGATGGATCAGGCCTCCGTGGAAACGGACATTGATACGCGCGCTGAAATCCTGAAAGAGGCAGAAACGCTTCTGCTGCAGGAAGTGCCGGTCATCCCGATCCTCTACTACACGGCCAATGCGCTCGTGTCGGATCGTCTCGTCGGCTGGGAAGACAACGTCATGAACGTCCACGGCAGCCGTTGGATGTCGATCACCGAATAG
- a CDS encoding ABC transporter ATP-binding protein, with protein MSDPILKVRDLKVEFGTNDGPVYAVKGIDLDVMPGETVAIVGESGSGKSQTMMAIMGLLAGNGRANGSAQYRGKEIIGLSDRALNRIRGEKITMIFQEPMTSLDPLYKIGRQLAEPIIHHGKLKRSEVRPRIIELLKLVGLPDPERRIDAYPHELSGGQRQRVMIAMALANDPDILIADEPTTALDVTIQAQILELLADLQKRLGMAIVFITHDLGIVRRFADRVYVMQRGEVVETNDAEVLFTAPAHPYTQMLLAAEPTGIKAPPPPTAPVLLEGRDVAVTFRVGGGFMKGPAIDLKAVDRISLQLRQGQTIGIVGESGSGKSTLGRALLRLAPSRGAVRFQGKDISHADREAMRPLRHEMQLVFQDPFGSLSPRMTVGQIVTEGLLVHEPHLTRRERDARAIEALAEVGLDPLMRNRYPHEFSGGQRQRIAIARAMILKPKIVVLDEPTSALDRSVQKQIVDLLRDLQKAHDLAYLFISHDLAVVRAMADHIIVMKEGRIVEEGATAAIFDHPREAYTQALMAAAVDQTRFRRIA; from the coding sequence ATGAGCGACCCGATCCTCAAAGTGCGCGATCTGAAGGTCGAATTCGGTACCAATGACGGGCCCGTCTACGCCGTCAAAGGCATCGACCTCGACGTGATGCCGGGTGAAACGGTCGCGATCGTCGGCGAATCCGGCTCCGGCAAGAGCCAGACCATGATGGCGATCATGGGCCTGCTCGCCGGCAATGGCCGGGCGAATGGCTCGGCGCAATACCGCGGAAAGGAGATCATCGGCCTTTCCGACCGGGCGCTGAACCGCATCCGCGGCGAGAAGATCACCATGATCTTCCAGGAACCGATGACCTCGCTCGATCCGCTCTACAAGATTGGCCGGCAGCTGGCGGAGCCCATCATCCACCACGGCAAGCTGAAGCGCAGCGAGGTGCGGCCGCGCATCATCGAGCTGTTGAAGCTCGTCGGGCTGCCCGACCCGGAACGGCGGATCGATGCCTATCCGCACGAGCTGTCGGGTGGCCAGCGCCAGCGCGTGATGATCGCGATGGCGCTCGCAAACGACCCAGACATCCTGATCGCCGATGAACCGACGACGGCACTCGACGTGACGATCCAGGCGCAGATCCTCGAACTTCTTGCCGATCTGCAGAAGCGGCTCGGCATGGCGATCGTCTTCATCACCCACGACCTCGGTATCGTCCGGCGCTTTGCCGACCGCGTCTACGTCATGCAGAGGGGCGAGGTGGTCGAGACGAACGACGCCGAAGTGCTGTTCACCGCCCCTGCCCACCCCTACACGCAGATGCTGCTCGCGGCCGAGCCGACCGGCATCAAGGCACCGCCGCCACCGACGGCACCGGTGCTGCTGGAGGGCCGCGATGTCGCCGTCACTTTCCGCGTCGGCGGCGGCTTCATGAAGGGGCCCGCCATCGACCTGAAGGCCGTCGACCGCATTTCCCTGCAGTTACGACAAGGCCAGACGATCGGGATCGTCGGTGAATCGGGGTCAGGCAAATCGACGCTCGGGCGGGCGCTTCTAAGGCTCGCGCCATCCAGGGGCGCAGTGCGGTTTCAAGGCAAAGACATTTCCCACGCCGATCGCGAGGCCATGCGGCCGTTGCGGCACGAGATGCAGCTCGTCTTCCAGGATCCCTTCGGGTCGCTGTCGCCCCGCATGACGGTCGGCCAGATCGTGACGGAAGGCCTTCTGGTGCACGAACCGCACCTCACCAGACGGGAACGCGATGCCCGTGCGATCGAGGCGCTTGCCGAAGTCGGTCTGGATCCGCTGATGCGCAACCGCTACCCGCACGAATTCTCCGGCGGCCAGCGCCAGCGCATCGCGATTGCACGCGCGATGATCCTCAAGCCCAAGATCGTCGTGCTGGACGAGCCGACCTCGGCGCTCGATCGCTCGGTGCAGAAACAGATCGTCGATCTCCTGCGCGACCTCCAGAAGGCGCACGACCTCGCCTATCTATTCATCAGCCATGATCTGGCGGTGGTGCGGGCCATGGCCGACCACATCATCGTGATGAAGGAGGGCCGGATCGTCGAGGAAGGTGCGACAGCCGCGATCTTCGATCATCCGCGGGAAGCCTACACGCAAGCACTGATGGCGGCGGCGGTGGACCAGACGAGGTTCCGGCGCATCGCCTGA
- a CDS encoding ABC transporter permease codes for MTETISAHSELDYRQSRSLGQDAWLRLRRNKAAVVSMIVLIALALTGIFGPMLSPHPYDRIYPQYVRAPASFEAYPRAENITPAFESAIERGRVTIGEITIEGQTARALISNDEPIDDRITRYVDRSDLFSNARLENLSADGLSAEMVADVQRLRFLFGTDANGRDVLTRTMIGIRISLAIGLLASLMALVLGVTYGAVAGYLGGRVDNVMMRFVDILYSLPFIFFVILLVVFFGRSFVLIFIAIGCTEWLDMARIVRGQTLTIKRQEYVEAAQAMGVTSWGILRRHVIPNTLGPVIVFVTLLVPKAILLESLLSFLGLGVQPPLTSLGLLISDGAANMRGASWLLIYPAVTLTIILFALNFLGDGLRDALDPKDR; via the coding sequence ATGACCGAGACAATCTCCGCCCATTCCGAACTGGACTACCGTCAAAGCCGCTCCCTCGGCCAGGATGCCTGGCTTCGCCTGCGCCGCAACAAGGCGGCCGTCGTCTCGATGATCGTGCTCATCGCCCTGGCCCTCACGGGCATCTTCGGGCCGATGCTCTCGCCGCACCCCTATGACCGCATCTATCCGCAATATGTACGCGCGCCGGCCAGTTTCGAAGCCTATCCCCGCGCCGAAAACATCACGCCGGCCTTCGAAAGCGCGATCGAACGCGGCCGTGTCACGATCGGCGAAATCACGATCGAGGGCCAGACCGCACGGGCGCTCATTTCGAACGACGAGCCGATCGACGACCGCATCACCCGCTATGTCGACCGCTCCGACCTCTTCTCCAATGCGCGCCTTGAAAACCTCAGCGCCGACGGCTTGAGCGCCGAAATGGTGGCCGACGTGCAGCGGCTGCGCTTCCTCTTCGGCACAGATGCCAATGGCCGAGACGTGCTGACCCGCACGATGATCGGCATCCGCATCTCGCTTGCGATCGGGCTTCTCGCCTCGCTGATGGCGCTTGTGCTGGGCGTCACCTACGGCGCCGTCGCCGGCTATCTCGGTGGCCGCGTCGACAACGTCATGATGCGCTTCGTCGACATCCTCTATTCGCTGCCCTTCATCTTCTTCGTCATCTTGCTGGTCGTCTTCTTCGGCCGAAGTTTCGTGCTGATCTTCATCGCCATCGGCTGCACCGAATGGCTGGACATGGCTCGCATCGTGCGCGGGCAGACGCTCACCATCAAAAGGCAGGAATATGTGGAAGCCGCCCAGGCCATGGGCGTGACGAGTTGGGGTATCCTGCGCCGGCACGTCATCCCGAACACGCTCGGCCCGGTCATCGTCTTCGTCACGCTTCTTGTGCCGAAGGCGATCCTCCTGGAAAGCCTGCTCTCCTTCCTCGGCCTCGGCGTCCAGCCGCCGCTGACGAGCCTCGGGCTTCTGATCTCCGATGGCGCAGCGAACATGCGCGGCGCGAGCTGGCTCCTGATCTATCCGGCGGTGACGCTGACGATCATCCTCTTCGCGCTGAACTTCCTGGGCGATGGCCTCCGCGATGCGCTCGATCCGAAGGACCGATAG
- a CDS encoding mannose-1-phosphate guanylyltransferase/mannose-6-phosphate isomerase — MPASAPLIPVLLAGGSGSRLWPLSRQLNPKQFLPLTSDRTMLQETALRLSGMAADPILICNEEHRILAAEQLRGIGAKAQSIVLEPVGRNTAPAIAVAALRALQVHEDPLLIVLAADHLIQNVGAFRQAVEKALPLAQDGRLVTFGIVPDRAETGYGYIQQDAAIGEVGFEVACFVEKPDRSTAEDYIASGDHLWNSGMFLFRASDYLKELEHHAPEIVAACRQALDGAVADLDFLRLDRAAFEACPAVSIDYAVMEKTTRAAVVPLDAGWSDIGSWSALFDVREKDADGNAFRGDVIAIASSRSFVEADHRLVALVGTTDLVVIETKDAVLVAHKDKVQDVRHIVDAIKADGRREHLNHRELYRPWGAIDTVDRGGRDAVKRITVKPGAAMSTQMHHHRAEHWIVVRGTAKVTIGDREVMLSENQSTYIPVGEVHRLENPGVIPLEIIEIQTGSYLGEDDIVRFAPPKLPGDDDR; from the coding sequence ATGCCGGCATCGGCGCCGCTCATTCCGGTGCTTCTGGCGGGCGGGTCCGGCTCGCGGCTTTGGCCGCTGTCGCGTCAGCTGAACCCAAAGCAGTTTTTGCCGCTGACCAGCGATCGCACCATGCTGCAAGAAACGGCGCTGAGACTTTCCGGCATGGCGGCCGACCCGATCCTCATCTGCAACGAGGAGCACCGGATCCTGGCCGCCGAGCAGTTGCGCGGCATTGGTGCCAAGGCTCAGTCGATCGTGCTCGAGCCGGTCGGTCGCAACACGGCACCGGCCATCGCGGTCGCAGCGCTGAGGGCGCTTCAGGTGCATGAGGATCCGCTTCTCATCGTTCTGGCAGCGGATCACCTGATCCAGAATGTCGGTGCTTTTCGGCAAGCCGTCGAAAAGGCGCTGCCGCTCGCTCAGGACGGCCGGCTGGTGACCTTCGGCATCGTGCCGGACCGAGCCGAGACGGGGTATGGTTATATCCAGCAGGATGCTGCGATCGGTGAAGTCGGCTTCGAAGTCGCCTGCTTCGTCGAGAAGCCGGATCGGTCGACCGCTGAGGACTACATTGCTTCTGGCGACCACCTCTGGAACAGCGGCATGTTCCTTTTCCGGGCAAGCGATTATCTTAAAGAGCTCGAGCACCATGCGCCAGAGATCGTCGCGGCGTGCCGCCAGGCGCTCGACGGGGCGGTCGCCGATCTGGATTTCCTGCGCCTGGACCGGGCCGCATTCGAGGCGTGCCCAGCGGTCTCCATCGACTATGCCGTGATGGAGAAGACGACGCGGGCGGCGGTCGTGCCGCTGGATGCGGGATGGAGCGATATCGGGTCCTGGTCGGCGCTGTTCGATGTCCGGGAAAAGGACGCCGACGGCAACGCCTTTCGCGGCGATGTGATCGCGATCGCAAGTTCCCGTAGCTTCGTGGAAGCCGATCACCGACTGGTCGCCCTTGTCGGCACGACCGATCTCGTGGTGATCGAGACGAAGGATGCGGTCCTCGTCGCACACAAGGACAAGGTTCAGGACGTGCGCCACATCGTCGACGCCATCAAAGCCGATGGCCGTCGCGAGCATCTGAACCACCGCGAGCTCTATCGCCCCTGGGGCGCGATCGACACGGTCGATAGGGGCGGGCGCGATGCGGTGAAGCGCATCACCGTCAAGCCGGGAGCGGCCATGTCGACGCAGATGCACCACCACCGCGCCGAGCACTGGATCGTCGTGAGGGGCACGGCGAAAGTAACGATTGGCGATCGCGAGGTGATGCTTTCGGAGAACCAGTCGACCTACATCCCAGTCGGCGAGGTCCATCGGCTGGAGAATCCGGGCGTCATCCCGCTGGAGATCATCGAGATCCAGACCGGCAGCTATCTTGGCGAAGACGACATCGTGCGCTTTGCGCCGCCGAAGCTGCCCGGCGACGACGATCGTTGA